In Pikeienuella piscinae, the sequence GGAGGCGGGCTGAGCCCGGCCGCGTCCGGCGCTGCTTCGCGCCGGTGGTCGATTTCCCGCTTGCGTCCGGCGGGCCGGACCCGTTCAGATGGCGCCGGAACGGACCCGGGAGAAGGAGACCAGCGATGAAGATCATGGAGGCCGGAAGCCGGCCGACAAAGAAGGCGAGCGCGGACTGGTTCACCGGGACCGTCTGGCAGGACCCGGTGCACGAGGCCCCGGAGCCGGCCCGGCTGCGTGCGCTCCGTGTCGCGTTCGAGCCCGGCGCGCGCACGGCCTGGCACTCGCATCCGTTGGGGCAGACGCTGCACGTGCTTTCAGGGCTCGGCCTTGTCTGCACCCGCGGCGACGCGCCCCGCCGCATCCGTCCCGGCGACACGGTCTGGATTCCGCCGGGGGAAGAGCATTGGCACGGCGCCGCCCCGGGAACGGCGATGGTTCACCTGGCGATGCAGGAAGCGATGGACGGGGTGAGCGCCGACTGGCTGGAGCATGTCAGCGACGAGGACTACCAGCGTCCTCCGGCGGGGTGAGGCGACGCAAGAGAGTAAGACGTAACAAAATCAACTATAGGGTGTATTATTCAAATGCGTGTAGAATGACACTAGATTCAATCGAAAGTTTTCGGTAGCCGATAGCCTCTGTTTGTGTC encodes:
- a CDS encoding (R)-mandelonitrile lyase; the encoded protein is MKIMEAGSRPTKKASADWFTGTVWQDPVHEAPEPARLRALRVAFEPGARTAWHSHPLGQTLHVLSGLGLVCTRGDAPRRIRPGDTVWIPPGEEHWHGAAPGTAMVHLAMQEAMDGVSADWLEHVSDEDYQRPPAG